The DNA window CCACCGACGCCGACGTCGACGCGGACGTACTCGACACGGCACTGCGCGACGCCACCCGCCAGACCTTCGACCGCGTCGACTCCGACGGCTGCATGTCGACGAACGACACCGTGCTGCTGCTCGCCTCGGGCGCGTCACAAGTGACCCCCGGATACGACGAGTTCGCCGCAGCCGTACGCACCGTCTGCGACGACCTCGCCCGCCAGCTCATCGGCGACGCGGAGGGGGCGAGCAAGGACATCCGGATCGAGGTCGTCAACGCCGCCACCGAGGACGACGCCGTCGAGGTGGGCCGCTCCATCGCCCGTAACAACCTCCTCAAGTGCGCCATCCACGGGGAGGACCCCAACTGGGGCCGGGTGCTGTCCGCCATCGGCACCACACGGGCCGCCTTCGAGCCCGACGAGCTCAACGTCGCCATCAACGGCATCTGGGTGTGCAGGAACGGGTCGGTCGGTGACGACCGCGACCTGGTCGACATGCGCTACCGGGAGGTCAGGATCACCGCCGACCTCGCCGCGGGCAGCGAGTCGGCCGTCATCTGGGCCAACGACCTCACCGCCGACTACGTCCACGAGAACAGCGCGTACAGCTCATGAGCACTCGTAAGCACACCGCACTGCCCAAGGCGCAGATCCTCGTCGAGGCGCTGCCCTGGCTCACCCGCCACCACGGCCGCACCGTCGTCATCAAGTTCGGCGGCAACGCCATGATCGACGAGGACCTGAAGGCCGCCTTCGCCCAGGACGTCGTCTTCCTGCGGCACGCCGGTCTCAAACCGGTCGTCGTGCACGGCGGCGGCCCGCAGATCAGCGCGCAGCTCGACCGGCACGGTCTGGTCAGCGAGTTCAAGGCGGGACTGCGGGTCACTACGCCCGAAGCCATGGACGTCGTACGGATGGTCCTGGCCGGCCAGGTGCAGCGCGAGCTCGTCGGGCTGCTCAACCAGCACGGCCCGCTCGCCGTCGGCATGACCGGCGAGGACGCGCACACCATCACCGCCACCCAGCATTACCCGCAGATCGACGGCGAGAGCGTCGACATCGGCCGGGTCGGCGAGATCACCGCGATCGACACCGGCGCCATCCAGGCCCTGCTCGACGACGGCCGCATCCCGGTCGTCTCGTCCATCGCCCGCAGCGCCGACGACCATCACGTCTTCAACGTGAACGCCGACACCGCCGCTGCCGCGCTCGCCGCCGCGCTTGGCGCCGAGACGCTGATGGTCCTCACCGACGTCGAAGGTCTCTACGAGGACTGGCCGAACAGCGACGAGGTGATCAGCCGGCTCACCGCCCGGGAACTGGAGAAGCTGCTGCCCGAGCTCTCCAGCGGCATGGTCCCCAAGATGAAGGGCTGTCTGCACGCCGTACGCAACGGGGTCAACACCGCCCGCGTGATCGACGGCCGGGTGCAGCACTCGATCCTGCTGGAGATCTTCACGGACGAGGGCATCGGCACGATGGTCGTGCCCGACGAGCACGAGGGGGGAACGAAGTGACGCAGCACGAACCGACCGCGAACCAGGAGCTCACGCAGCGCTGGCAGGGCGTCATGACGGACAACTACGGCACGCCCAAACTCTCCCTCGTACGCGGCGAGGGCGCCAGGGTCTGGGACGCGGACGGCAAGGAATACGCCGATTTCGTCGGCGGCATCGCCGTGAACGCGCTGGGCCACGCCCACCCCGCCATCGTCGAAGCGGTGTCCCGTCAGATCGCCTCGCTCGGCCATGTCTCCAACCTGTACGTCGCAGAGCCGCCCGTCGCGCTCGCCGAGCGCCTGATCCAGATCTCCGGGCGTCCCGGCCGCGTCTTCTTCGCCAACTCCGGCGCCGAGGCCAACGAGGCCGCCCTCAAGATCGGGCGCCTCACCGGCCGTACGCACATGGTCGCCACCCAGGGCGGTTTCCACGGCCGGACGATGGGGGCCCTCGCCCTCACCGGACAGGAGGCCAAGCGGACCCCCTTCCTGCCGCTGCCGGGCGACGTGACGCACGTACCCTTCGGAGACGTCGACGCACTGCGCGCCGCCGTCACCACCGACACCGCGCTGCTGATCATCGAGCCGATCCAGGGCGAGATCGGCGTCGTCGTCCCGCCGGAGGACTACCTGCGAGCCGCCCGCGAGATCACCCGCGCCACCGGCACGCTGCTCGTCCTCGACGAGGTCCAGACGGGCATCGGGCGCACGGGCCACTGGTTCGAATACCAGGGACACGAGGCCGTCGAGCCCGACATCGTCACCCTCGCCAAGGGCCTGGGCGGCGGTCTTCCGCTCGGCGCGACCCTCGCCTTCGGTCCCGCCGCGGACCTCCTCAAGCCCGGCCAGCACGGCACGACCTTCGGCGGGAACCCCGTCGCCTGCGCCGCCGGACTCGCCGTACTGGACACCATCGCGGCCGACGGGCTCCTCGATCACGTCAAGCGGATGGGGGAGAAGCTGCGCGACGGAATCGAGTCACTCGGGCACCCGCTCGTCTCCCACGTCCGCGGCGCCGGCCTGCTGCTGGGTATCGTGCTCACCGAGTCCCTTGCTCCCCAGGTGCAGCAGGCGGCTCAGGACGCCGGTCTCCTGGTGAACGCGCCCGCCCCCGATGTCGTACGGCTCATGCCGGCGTTCCTCATCGGAGACGAAGAGGTGGAAACGTTCCTCCGGGCCCTGCCCGGCGTTCTCGACACCGCACACGGGGACCGACGGACCGGAGAATGACACAGATGACCGAGGCGCAGGCGCAGGACAACGAGCACGGCGGCCAGGCGGTGCCGCAGACCCGCACTGCCAGGCACCGCCGGATCGTGGACATCCTGAACCGGCAGCCGGTGCGCTCGCAGAGCCAGCTCGCCAAGCTCCTCGCCGACGACGGGCTGAGCGTCACCCAGGCGACGCTCTCCCGGGACCTCGACGAACTGGGCGCGGTCAAGATCCGCAACACCGGCGGCGAGCTGATCTACGCCGTACCGAGCGAGGGCGGCTTCCGCACCCCGCACGCGCCGCTCGGCGAGTCCGCCAAGGAGGAGCGCATGCGACGCCTCTCCGGTGAACTGCTCATCTCCGCCGAGGCTTCGGCCAACCTCGTCGTCCTGCGTACGCCGCCGGGTGCCGCCCAGTTCCTCGCCTCGGCCATCGACCAGGCCGAGCTGAACGCCATCCTCGGCACGATCGCGGGCGACGACACGCTGCTCCTGATCAGCCGCGACCCGGCCGGCGGCCAGGCGCTGGCCGACCACCTGCTGCGGTTGGCCCAGAACGACCGCTAGGAGTCCGAGGCTGCGTCAGCGGGCGCGGCCCTGCCGGTGGCAGCTAGGTCCTGGCTGCCACCGGCCCCTTGTGTTCGCGGATCTGCTCCGGGGTGAGGTATACGGACGTGTTCTCGAAGTCCTGGAGCGTGCCGGCCCGGCGGGCCTGGAAGTCCGTACGGACGAAGTCGTCGCCGGCGACCGCGTTGAGCGTCCAGTTGGTCATCACGCGTGTCCTGGCGGTCATGGTGGGCAGAACCAGCAGGTGGTAGCCGCGGGCCACGGCCTGGGCGGGCAGGCCGTGCAGCTCCAGGCCGAGGGGCTTGGAGACCGCGTCCCGGCCGCCGAGGTCCACCACCAGGCCCAGGTCCTTGTGGACGTACGGCTTCAGCGGCGTGCCGCGCAGCCGGGCGACGATGTTGTCGGCGAGGGTCCGGCCCTGGCGCTGGGCGTGCTGCGCGGTCGGCGGGCACAGGGCGTCGCCGCCCTTCGCCAGATCGGGGACGGCGGCCGCGTCGCCCGCGGCGAACAGGCCGTCGAAGCCGGGGACGGTCAGCCGGGGCGTGGCCGCGAGACGGCCGCGTACGGTCTCCGCTCCGAGCGTGGCGACCAGCGGGCTCGCTGAGACTCCGGCGGTCCAGATGAGGGTGTGCGACGGCAGCGTACGGCCGTCGGTGAGCCTGACCG is part of the Streptomyces agglomeratus genome and encodes:
- the argB gene encoding acetylglutamate kinase, with the translated sequence MSTRKHTALPKAQILVEALPWLTRHHGRTVVIKFGGNAMIDEDLKAAFAQDVVFLRHAGLKPVVVHGGGPQISAQLDRHGLVSEFKAGLRVTTPEAMDVVRMVLAGQVQRELVGLLNQHGPLAVGMTGEDAHTITATQHYPQIDGESVDIGRVGEITAIDTGAIQALLDDGRIPVVSSIARSADDHHVFNVNADTAAAALAAALGAETLMVLTDVEGLYEDWPNSDEVISRLTARELEKLLPELSSGMVPKMKGCLHAVRNGVNTARVIDGRVQHSILLEIFTDEGIGTMVVPDEHEGGTK
- the argJ gene encoding bifunctional glutamate N-acetyltransferase/amino-acid acetyltransferase ArgJ, producing the protein MSVTAAKGFTAAGIAAGIKDSGNPDLALVVNNGPRLAAAGVFTSNRVKAAPVLWSEQVVKGGRISAVVLNSGGANACTGPKGFQDAHATAEKAAEVLEGHSAGEIAIASTGLIGITLPMDKLLPGIEKAAGELSEHGGEKAAIAIKTTDTVHKTAVAGGDGWTVGGMAKGAGMLAPGLATMLVVLTTDADVDADVLDTALRDATRQTFDRVDSDGCMSTNDTVLLLASGASQVTPGYDEFAAAVRTVCDDLARQLIGDAEGASKDIRIEVVNAATEDDAVEVGRSIARNNLLKCAIHGEDPNWGRVLSAIGTTRAAFEPDELNVAINGIWVCRNGSVGDDRDLVDMRYREVRITADLAAGSESAVIWANDLTADYVHENSAYSS
- a CDS encoding arginine repressor, coding for MTEAQAQDNEHGGQAVPQTRTARHRRIVDILNRQPVRSQSQLAKLLADDGLSVTQATLSRDLDELGAVKIRNTGGELIYAVPSEGGFRTPHAPLGESAKEERMRRLSGELLISAEASANLVVLRTPPGAAQFLASAIDQAELNAILGTIAGDDTLLLISRDPAGGQALADHLLRLAQNDR
- a CDS encoding acetylornithine transaminase — translated: MTQHEPTANQELTQRWQGVMTDNYGTPKLSLVRGEGARVWDADGKEYADFVGGIAVNALGHAHPAIVEAVSRQIASLGHVSNLYVAEPPVALAERLIQISGRPGRVFFANSGAEANEAALKIGRLTGRTHMVATQGGFHGRTMGALALTGQEAKRTPFLPLPGDVTHVPFGDVDALRAAVTTDTALLIIEPIQGEIGVVVPPEDYLRAAREITRATGTLLVLDEVQTGIGRTGHWFEYQGHEAVEPDIVTLAKGLGGGLPLGATLAFGPAADLLKPGQHGTTFGGNPVACAAGLAVLDTIAADGLLDHVKRMGEKLRDGIESLGHPLVSHVRGAGLLLGIVLTESLAPQVQQAAQDAGLLVNAPAPDVVRLMPAFLIGDEEVETFLRALPGVLDTAHGDRRTGE